DNA from Candidatus Methylomirabilis sp.:
CACTGCTTCCCGATCTTTCTCCGGTTCCGTGGGGGGAAGGGGGTGGCGACGGGGCTGGGAGCGGTCCTGGCCGCCCTCCCTGCGGTCGGACTGACCGCGCTTCTGCTCTGGCTGCTCACCGCCTTCTGGTTTCGCTACTCGTCCCTGGCGGCCCTGGTCGCCGCCGCCAGCCTCCCCGTGACCACCGCGGCCTGGGAGGGGCCCGGCCCCTCCCTCGTCTTCGCGCTGGCCGTCGCCGCGCTCATCACCGCCCGGCACCACGAGAACATCCGCCGGCTCTGGCGCGGGGAAGAACAGAAGATCGGGCAGCGGGCGGCGCCGGTCTCCTAAGGATCAGCCGTGGCGCTCATCGTCCAGAAGTACGGCGGCACCAGCGTGGGGGACATCGAGCGGATCCGCAACGTGGCGCGCCGGGTGGTGACGACCCGCCAGGCCGGCCACGACGTGGTGGTGGTGGTCTCCGCCATGGCTGGGGAGACGGACCGGCTCCTCGCGCTGGCCCACCGCATCGCCGAGCGGCCCGACGAGCGGGAGCTGGACGTGATCCTGGCGACCGGCGAGCAGGTGAGCATCGGCCTCCTCTCCCTGGCCATCCAGGAGCTGGGCTGGAAGGCCCGCTCCTTCACCGGGACCCAGGTCCGGATCCTGACCGACGAGACCCACAGCCAGGCCCGC
Protein-coding regions in this window:
- the plsY gene encoding glycerol-3-phosphate 1-O-acyltransferase PlsY, whose product is MGARLLLVLGSYLLGSVPFGLLIGRWRGVDVRERGSRNIGATNVLRVLGKGEAAATLLLDGMKGAAPVLAARGLATGDAWVAAAGCAALLGHCFPIFLRFRGGKGVATGLGAVLAALPAVGLTALLLWLLTAFWFRYSSLAALVAAASLPVTTAAWEGPGPSLVFALAVAALITARHHENIRRLWRGEEQKIGQRAAPVS